The following proteins are co-located in the Echinicola sp. 20G genome:
- a CDS encoding HNH endonuclease has translation MENKWGIPSEVEQLVQSRDTSCVYCGVEFKSDNKERKFRQSWEHIVNDIGINSPENIALCCVSCNASKGAKKLKDWLKSKYCESKNITSQTVAQVVKDALNYDM, from the coding sequence ATGGAAAATAAGTGGGGAATACCATCAGAAGTCGAGCAACTTGTTCAGAGTAGAGATACATCTTGTGTTTATTGTGGTGTAGAATTTAAATCAGATAACAAAGAGCGTAAATTCAGGCAATCGTGGGAACACATTGTTAATGACATTGGAATCAATAGCCCCGAAAATATAGCTTTGTGCTGCGTTTCTTGCAATGCGAGTAAGGGTGCTAAAAAACTTAAAGACTGGCTGAAGTCCAAATATTGCGAATCCAAAAATATCACCTCACAAACTGTTGCTCAAGTGGTAAAAGATGCTCTGAATTATGATATGTAG